The Plasmodium sp. gorilla clade G2 genome assembly, chromosome: 4 genome has a segment encoding these proteins:
- a CDS encoding erythrocyte membrane protein 1, PfEMP1, putative, whose translation MAPRKTKAVTAYQLSARDVLEDIGKQIKNDIDKINNHKDTLKGTLSKAIFIDALTRQSGIGVRPGPSDSCSVDHMFHTNIDTGYEPGRNPCYGRERNRFGENAQAYCNSDKIKGNGNSSNATSCVPFRRKNLCDKNLEYLNNNNTDDTHDLLGNVLVTAKYEGDSIIDHPPNNESSEVCTALARSFADIGDIVRGRDIFKSNPSIEKGLKVVFGKINEGLKKNQINDYNDNDGNYFKLRENWWNANRDQVWRALTCVAGQYAIYSTHSNNKQLFSEGKCGHGNGREPPTNLDYVPQYLRWFEEWAEEFCRKKKGKLEKVKEACRNESKSLYCSLNGYDCTKIIWKEHKFYNDSNCTKCNNECLRYEKWVKDQKTEFEKQRDKYESEIKKYNSSRINSNNSFNDQYYKEFYEKLKDKYSSVDEFLNLLNKEKKCKNIVEEEGKIDFNNVVNTTFSRSEYCQPCPECGVKCQNGSCKINFDGDGNCGEPQNYDPPTDAGTTVVNVLYSGYEQKDISEKLKDFCKSRTTENGTNNEIWECYYKDESDNKCKMTSSRHNGQKHPNIMTFDYFYDLWVRNLLRDTINWEDELKTCINNNNPKDCNIDCNQYCKCFQRWVKKKEEEWRNVKKLFGNQNRIPKKYCNYLKSLFDGYFFQVIKDVYKGEEKWNKFTEDLKKETGFSKAEKCMDNSQNQIDILIEHVKDNATKCITNNPIEKCDTSGTAASSLDPTPPQPIIPPNPCSPSSGTTKTVTELAVEWKTQAKSGVSGLKADASQGKYEHKSKADELKDSICSITKEHTNYKKRNGYRYDGPCTGKGKGPSENDKRFVIGTLWTDEDGKVITHKVLLPPRRRHMCTSNLEHLLHPHDGPLLQQKGEKINHSFLGDVLLSAKFEAEKIKELYQLPGDEQGVCRAVRNSFADLGDIIRGKDLWKGNRDTQKLQKDLEKIFEKIKEHVPQIQNKYKDPDDISKLREDWWAANRDKIWQAMQCGYIGKGCDGTPHDDYIPQRLRWLTEWSEWFCKIQSQEYNKVKQACSNCSGLDKDGKCTNNAECTKCKTACTTYKKVINNWKAQWEKIDAKYRELYKQAQNGGTTPSSGIFQDENDKKVVDFLKDLHDKNNGKREVYSTAAAYVHATEKLECNKQEYFCQNPTINGNTNSGDKEYAFREKPYEYENQCKCKLPPKAVCKIVEEALNAKEANGRIHGCGPKDNYPPWNCGKLKSNSRDGSCVPPRREKFCVSLLTKDHAFPKKENIREAFVKSAAIETHFSWNKYKTDNDKAESELKSGKIPEGFKRHMYYTFADYRDIFFGTDITSHDNILKVSDNAKNKLKEGNDKEERGSEDDDKKLLNAWWENNHKDIWDGMLCALSFNYSTKKVEDSAHQNLKSKYSYDKLKNSGTNIETFSQTPQFLRWFTEWGDEFCTIRGKKEKEVDQKCNYDHDGCEEKNKDGDCGKACKEYKEYIEKKKVEYEKQKRKYNADKKKNPLPEGYNEAKTKEVHEYLKEKCLDRQSDCLSDKFSDDKKWENIYETFDINNLKYKCECPIPPEPSYCVEKTAKDIRKERGKMSDNSLKGNGTNYNGNCNEVDKVIDNDGNFKKINETKLQEVFKFNAECPQEGNKRFVLDKYWECNEKISDINTNLCVPPRRKHMCLNGLRNIDTSNINDSNNLLKEVQNVAKNEGTDILKKVQTKNDLEFHRICDAMKYSFADLGDILRGRDILLGNDNKIEKELQTIFSQIQNSNGDFQKKYPRENGDTKYTKLREAWWDANRKEIWKAMTCAAPNDVKRYITEDGGDFMRLTRMQSKCGHNDVPPDYDYIPQTLRWIAEWSEHFCMYQNHLLETMKFCENCKKIKDKNGECKQTKYAACRECKTKCEEYRNFVDNWKKQFEILNEAYKEIYTKATSKGGTSNGIDENTKNFVKKLKDKCKDIDTADKYLQNGSDCRRFKFGESDKGNINYAFHTEPPRHKDDCECAKNFDPLDECPVENKHCEKYGTGSCQKKSQKDLEEWNNYFVKTNISKREAVMVPPRRKKLCLGNLKILHHGRLKTKEKFKESILNDAFDEAKNLWDLYSTDQKKALESMKYSFADIGNMVKGDDMYDDGISDKIKDIINKINSKIPHDADKVHSRKWWEENKEKIWNVMMCEYKVKDKKDDNCPSHDNIDKENQFLRWMKEWAQYFCKEKIKEVEKEIDQCRKKLRDEGYSRVDDIQNGPCKSVLDKYEYFFHNKSLEWTKLSDKYESDYSSQYKSSSSLMPTSVEQYLSKHCPECNCNFDQIEQKYHNNGNAISVFEDILQQNKFKKGSVNNLDEDIPSLPPAAPEQDSDKVPLTPPKPVPKADITPLPNDQPTNTNILTSTIPLGIALALSSIGFLFLKRKTKTSPVDIFRVLDIPQNEFDIHTTKSSNRYVPYKSGRYAGKTYIYMEGDESDDYSYFRDISSSDITSSSESEYEEMDMNDIFVPHTTKYKTLIEVVLEPTKRHGDKSSETYINKLTDKDWNELKQEFISNMLQDSQMDISRFNINETTYMDTAPNILDINPQEKPFIRSAHDRDLYNDNEITYNILNNHIPIYSDNNVYSGIELINDSLNDNNIYDESNLFNKWLYNHKNMCDKWDKIEKEELLDKLKHEWNKENNNYSNIGVISDGNTYNSQKEMMNNDVSIEIDMDDPKPINQFTNIDIFPKKSTMDTILDDLEKYSEPNYDIYEDDIYYDVDDDKTSVDINNMDKVEMNANNKQKLLQEQYPI comes from the exons ATGGCGCCACGGAAAACTAAAGCTGTAACTGCTTATCAACTTAGTGCGAGGGATGTTCTAGAAGATATTGGAAAGCagataaaaaatgatattgaTAAGATAAATAATCATAAAGATACATTGAAAGGCACATTATCAAAAGCAATATTTATTGATGCCTTGACTAGGCAATCTGGTATAGGAGTAAGGCCCGGTCCTTCAGATTCTTGTAGTGTTGATCATATGTTTCATACTAATATAGACACTGGCTATGAACCTGGAAGGAATCCTTGTTATGGTAGAGAAAGAAACCGTTTTGGTGAAAATGCCCAAGCGTATTGTAATAGTGATAAAATAAAGGGAAATGGAAATAGCAGTAATGCTACATCATGTGTACCATTCCgaagaaaaaatttatgtgataaaaatttagaatatttaaataacaataatactGATGATACTCATGATTTATTGGGAAATGTTTTAGTTACAGCAAAGTACGAAGGTGACAGCATTATTGATCATCCTCCAAATAACGAATCTTCAGAGGTATGTACTGCCCTTGCACGAAGTTTTGCAGATATAGGAGATATTGTAAGAGGAagagatatatttaaatctAATCCTTCAATAGAAAAAGGGCTAAAAGTAGTTTTTGGAAAAATAAATGAGGGCTTGAAGAAAAATCAAAttaatgattataatgataatgacgGAAATTACTTTAAATTGAGAGAAAATTGGTGGAATGCGAATCGAGATCAAGTATGGAGAGCATTAACATGTGTTGCTGGACAGTATGCTATATATTCTACgcattcaaataataaacaattaTTTTCGGAAGGAAAATGCGGCCATGGTAATGGTCGCGAACCCCCCACAAATCTTGACTATGTCCCTCAATATTTACGTTGGTTCGAGGAATGGGCAGAGGAGTTTTgtaggaaaaaaaaaggtaagTTGGAAAAAGTTAAGGAAGCATGTCGTAATGAGTCAAAGAGTTTATATTGTAGTCTTAATGGATATGATTGTACCAAAATTATTTGGAAAGAACATAAGTTTTATAATGATAGTAACTGTACTAAATGTAATAATGAATGTCTTCGTTATGAAAAATGGGTAAAGGATCAAAAAACGGAATTTGAAAAACAAAGAGATAAATATGAAAgcgaaataaaaaaatacaattcaTCACGaataaattcaaataatagTTTTAATGATCAATATTATAAggaattttatgaaaaacTTAAAGATAAGTATTCAAGTGTTGATGAATTTTTGAATTTATtaaacaaagaaaaaaaatgtaaaaatattgttGAAGAAGAAGGGAAAATAGATTTTAATAATGTTGTGAATACGACATTTTCTCGTTCAGAATATTGCCAACCATGCCCTGAATGTGGGGTAAAATGTCAAAATGGATCATGTAAAATAAACTTTGATGGTGATGGGAATTGTGGGGAACCACAGAACTATGACCCTCCTACGGATGCCGGTACTACTGTCGTTAATGTCCTTTATAGTGGTTATGAACAAAAAGATATTtctgaaaaattaaaagattttTGTAAATCTCGAACTACGGAAAATGGtacaaataatgaaatatggGAATGTTATTATAAGGATGAAAGCgataataaatgtaaaatGACAAGTTCAAGGCATAATGGTCAAAAACATCCTAACATTATGAcatttgattatttttatgatttgtGGGTTAGAAATTTATTAAGGGATACTATAAATTGGGAAGACGAACTTAAAacatgtataaataataataatccaaAGGATTGTAATATTGACTGTAACCAATATTGTAAATGTTTTCAACGTtgggttaaaaaaaaagaagaagaatgGAGAAATGTGAAAAAACTATTCGGAAATCAAAATAGAATCCCCAAAAAATATTGTAATTATCTTAAAAGTCTTTTTGAtggttatttttttcaagttATTAAAGATGTTTACAAAGGAGAAGAAAAATGGAACAAATTTACggaagatttaaaaaaagaaactgGCTTTTCTAAAGCAGAGAAATGTATGGATAATTCACAGAATCAAATAGATATATTGATCGAACACGTAAAAGACAATGCCACTAAATGTATAACAAATAATCCAATCGAAAAGTGTGACACCTCTGGAACAGCTGCCAGTTCCCTCGACCCCACTCCACCACAACCCATTATCCCCCCAAATCCCTGCTCTCCATCGAGTGGTACCACTAAAACCGTGACGGAATTGGCTGTAGAGTGGAAAACACAGGCGAAGAGTGGTGTTAGTGGTTTGAAAGCTGATGCATCTCAAGGAAAATATGAGCATAAAAGTAAAGCCGATGAATTGAAGGACAGTATATGTAGTATAACGAAGGAGCATACGAATTATAAAAAACGTAATGGTTATAGGTATGATGGACCATGTACAGGGAAAGGTAAAGGTCCAAGTGAAAATGACAAGAGGTTTGTAATAGGAACCTTATGGACAGACGAAGACGGAAAAGTTATAACGCACAAAGTTCTGTTACCTCCTAGACGTCGACATATGTGTACATCAAATTTAGAACATTTACTTCATCCTCATGACGGACCACTTTTACAACAAAAAGGTGAAAAGATTAATCATTCGTTTTTAGGTGACGTGTTACTATCAGCAAAATTCGAAGcagaaaaaataaaggaacTATATCAACTTCCAGGGGACGAACAGGGTGTATGTCGTGCTGTACGTAACAGTTTTGCCGATTTAGGAGATATAATTCGAGGTAAAGATTTGTGGAAAGGAAACCGTGATACACAAAAACTACAAAAAGATttggaaaaaatatttgaaaaaattaaagaacaTGTTCCACAAATCCAAAACAAATATAAGGATCCTGATGATATATCAAAATTGAGAGAAGACTGGTGGGCAGCCAATCGTGACAAAATATGGCAAGCTATGCAATGTGGATACATTGGTAAAGGATGTGATGGTACCCCACATGACGATTACATCCCACAACGGTTACGATGGTTAACGGAATGGAGCGAATGGTTTTGCAAAATACAGTCACAGGAATATAACAAGGTGAAACAGGCGTGTTCAAACTGTAGTGGTCTTGATAAGGATGGAAAATGTACAAATAATGCTGAGTGTACAAAATGTAAAACAGCATGtacaacatataaaaaagttaTTAATAATTGGAAAGCACAATGGGAAAAAATAGATGCTAAATATAGAGAATTATACAAACAAGCACAAAATGGTGGTACTACTCCCTCTAGTGGTATTTTTCAAGATGAGAATGATAAAAAAGTGGTAGATTTCTTGAAAGATCTACACgataaaaataatggaaAACGTGAAGTGTATTCTACCGCTGCAGCGTATGTTCATGCCACGGAAAAATTGGAGTGTAATAAACAAGAGTATTTTTGTCAAAATCCTACTATTAATGGCAATACGAATAGTGGCGACAAGGAGTATGCTTTTAGGGAAAAACCATATGAATATGAAAATCAATGTAAATGTAAGTTGCCTCCAAAGGCTGTATGCAAAATAGTGGAGGAAGCACTTAACGCTAAGGAAGCAAATGGTAGAATACATGGCTGCGGTCCAAAAGATAATTATCCTCCTTGGAATTGTGGAAAGCTAAAATCAAACTCAAGAGATGGTTCTTGTGTACCACCAAGAAGAGAGAAATTTTGTGTAAGTCTATTAACAAAAGACCATGCTTTTcctaaaaaggaaaatataagaGAAGCTTTTGTTAAGTCAGCTGCTATAGAAACACATTTTTCttggaataaatataaaactgATAATGATAAAGCTGAAAGTGAACTAAAAAGTGGAAAAATTCCTGAAGGTTTTAAAAGACATATGTATTATACTTTTGCTGATTATagagatatattttttggaaCAGATATTACTTCACATGACAATATTCTAAAGGTATCAGACAATGCAAAAAACAAATTGAAAGAAGGAAATGATAAAGAAGAACGTGGTTCAGAAGACGACGATAAAAAACTTCTTAACGCGTGGTGGGAAAATAATCATAAGGATATCTGGGACGGAATGTTATGCGCTTTAAGTTTTAATTATAGTACAAAAAAGGTTGAAGATAGTGCCCACCAAAATCTCAAATCCAAATACTCCTACGACAAACTCAAAAATAGTGGTACCAATATCGAAACTTTTTCCCAAACCCCGCAGTTTTTGAGATGGTTTACAGAGTGGGGGGACGAATTTTGTACTATACGTGgtaaaaaggaaaaggaaGTAGATCAGAAATGTAATTACGATCATGATGGATGtgaagaaaagaataaagaTGGTGATTGTGGTAAAGCGTGTAaggaatataaagaatatatagaaaaaaaaaaagtagaatatgaaaaacaaaaaaggaaatataatgctgacaaaaaaaaaaatccttTACCTGAAGGCTATAATGAAGCAAAAACTAAAGAAGTCCATGAATATTTGAAAGAAAAATGTTTGGATCGTCAATCTGATTGTCTCTCTGATAAGTTTAGTGATGATAAGAAATGGGAAAACATCTATGAAACATTCGATATTAACAAccttaaatataaatgtgaaTGCCCTATACCTCCTGAACCTAGCTATTGTGTAGAGAAAACAGCAAAAGATATAAGAAAAGAGAGAGGGAAAATGTCTGATAATAGTTTGAAAGGAAATGGGACAAATTATAATGGTAATTGTAATGAAGTAGATAAGGTTATTGATAACGATGGAAATTTTAAGAAAATTAATGAAACGAAATTACAAGAAGTTTTTAAGTTCAATGCTGAATGTCCCCAAGAAGGAAATAAACGTTTTGTTTTGGATAAATATTGGGAatgtaatgaaaaaatatcaGATATAAACACAAATTTATGTGTTCCTCCAAGACGGAAACATATGTGCTTAAATGGTTTAAGAAATATAGATACttctaatattaatgatagtaataatttACTTAAAGAAGTACAAAATGTTGCTAAAAATGAAGGAacagatatattaaaaaaagttcAAACAAAAAATGACCTTGAGTTTCACCGAATATGTGATGCTATGAAGTATAGTTTTGCCGATTTAGGAGATATACTTAGAGGAAGGGATATTTTGTTaggtaatgataataaaatagagAAAGAATTACAAACGATTTTTTCACAAATACAAAATTCAAATGGagattttcaaaaaaaatatcctaGAGAAAATGGAGATACCAAATATACTAAATTAAGGGAAGCGTGGTGGGATGCAAACAGAAAAGAAATATGGAAAGCTATGACTTGTGCTGCTCCTAACGACGTTAAACGTTATATAACAGAAGATGGAGGTGATTTTATGCGATTAACCCGTATGCAAAGTAAATGTGGACATAATGATGTACCTCCCGATTATGATTATATCCCTCAAACTTTAAGATGGATAGCTGAATGGAGCGAACATTTCTGTATGTATCAAAACCATTTATTGGAAACGATGAAATTTTGTGAGAATTGTAAGAAAATCAAGGACAAAAATGGAGAGTGTAAACAGACAAAATATGCAGCTTGCAGGGAATGTAAAACAAAATGTGAAGAATATAGGAACTTTGTAGACAATTGGAAAAAACAATTTGAAATACTGAACGAGGCGtacaaagaaatatataccaAAGCTACAAGTAAGGGAGGTACTAGTAATGGTATTGATGAAAATACtaaaaattttgtaaaaaaattgaaagaCAAATGCAAAGATATTGATACTGCAGATAAATATCTTCAAAATGGAAGTGATTGTCGAAGATTTAAATTTGGAGAAAGTGATAAgggtaatataaattatgctTTTCATACAGAACCTCCTAGGCATAAAGACGATTGTGAGTGTGCAAAAAATTTTGATCCATTAGATGAATGTCCTGTTGAGAACAAACATTGTGAAAAATATGGTACAGGTAGTTGTCAAAAAAAATCTCAGAAAGATTTGGAAGAAtggaataattattttgtaaaaacaaatataagtAAACGTGAAGCTGTAATGGTCCCTCCTAGAAGAAAGAAACTATGTCTTGGTAATTTGAAAATACTACATCATGGTCGATTAAAAACAAAGgaaaaatttaaagaatCTATTCTTAACGATGCATTCGACGAAGCAAAAAATTTATGGGACCTGTATTCTACTGATCAAAAAAAGGCACTTGAATCAATGAAATATAGTTTTGCAGATATTGGTAATATGGTAAAAGGAGATGATATGTACGACGATGGAATATCGgacaaaataaaagatataattaataaaataaacagtAAAATACCACATGATGCCGATAAAGTTCATAGTCGTAAATGGTgggaagaaaataaagaaaagatCTGGAATGTTATGATGTGTGAATATAAGGTAAAGGACAAAAAAGATGATAATTGTCCATCACATGATAACATAGATAAAGAAAATCAATTTTTACGGTGGATGAAGGAATGGGCCCAATATTTctgtaaagaaaaaataaaagaagtagaaaaagaaatagatCAATGTAGAAAAAAACTTAGGGACGAAGGATATTCTCGTGTTGATGATATTCAAAATGGTCCTTGTAAATCAGTATtagataaatatgaatattttttccatAACAAAAGTCTTGAATGGACTAAATTATCTGATAAATATGAATCAGATTATTCATCACAGTATAAATCTAGTTCTTCCTTAATGCCAACAAGTGTTGAACAGTACTTAAGTAAACACTGTCCTGAATGTAACTGTAACTTTGATCAAATAGAACaaaaatatcataataatggTAACGCCATTTCGGTATTTGAAGATATATTGcaacaaaataaatttaaaaaaggaTCAGTTAATAATCTAGATGAAGATATTCCTTCTCTACCTCCAGCAGCACCTGAACAGGATTCAGACAAAGTTCCTTTAACTCCACCAAAACCTGTACCAAAAGCTGACATAACACCACTACCAAATGACCAACCAACAAATACTAATATTTTGACATCAACTATCCCTCTTGGAATTGCTTTGGCCTTGAGTTCTATAGGGTTTCTTTTCCTGAAG cGTAAAACTAAAACTTCTCCTGTGGATATTTTCCGTGTTCTGGATATACCACAAAATGAGTTTGATATCCATACAACAAAATCGTCCAACAGATATGTGCCCTACAAAAGTGGCCGTTATGCTGGGAAAACATACATTTACATGGAAGGAGATGAATCGGATGATTATAGTTATTTTCGTGATATATCTTCATCGGATATTACTTCTTCATCAGAAAGTGAGTATGAAGAGATGGATATGAACGATATATTTGTACCACATACAACAAAATACAAAACTTTAATTGAAGTAGTACTGGAACCAACAAAACGACACGGTGATAAATCTAGTGAAACATATATCAATAAACTTACGGATAAGGACTGGAACGAACTAAAACAGGAATTTATATCCAACATGTTACAAGATTCTCAAATGGATATATCtagatttaatataaatgaaactACTTATATGGATACCGCACCTAATATTTTAGATATTAATCCTCAAGAAAAACCATTTATTAGATCTGCTCATGATAgagatttatataatgataacgAAATTacctataatattttaaataatcatatacCAATTTATAGTGACAATAATGTGTATAGTGGTATTGAACTAATCAACGATTcgttaaatgataataatatttatgacgAA TCAAATTTGTTTAATAAGTggttatataatcataaaaatatgtgtGATAAATGGgataaaattgaaaaagaGGAATTGTTagataaattaaaacatGAATGGaacaaagaaaataataattatagcaATATCGGTGTTATTAGTGACGGTAACACATACAATAGTCAAAAAGAAATGATGAATAATGATGTTTCTATAGAAATAGATATGGATGATCCTAAACCTATAAACCAATTTACAAATATAGATATCTTCCCTAAAAAATCTACTATGGATACTATCTTGGATGATCTGGAAAAATATAGTGAACCCAACTATGATATTTATGAAGATGATATCTATTATGATGTAGATGATGATAAAACATCTGtggatattaataatatggataaagTTGAAATGAATGCAAATAATAAGCAGAAGTTACTACAAGAGCAATATCCTATATAG